Within the Gopherus evgoodei ecotype Sinaloan lineage chromosome 18, rGopEvg1_v1.p, whole genome shotgun sequence genome, the region AGGTGTCAAGAGGCTGAAACTTTTCAAGTGAGTCAATATTTTCTCACACTTCTCTGGACATCCCTAATAAAAGCCTCAGATATTGGAGCACACAGTAACTATATGATAAATATACACTGCCAAGTGAAAACTAGTGAGAACAAGAGGTGGGTAGTTCTCTAATTGACCAAGACTTAAAGATCTGTTATGTCTATGGATGCTTTTGGATTTGAAAACTTTCTTGCCTCATGTAtccaaattaaaatgaaaaaatgagCGTGGCTGGAACTAAAACACAAATAGTTGCGAGGCGTAAATGCTTAAGGTAAAAACCTCAAGTGGCTCCTCAGTCCTGAATTCCTGAGTCATTGTTGCAAACCATCCAGTCCTCTCTAGTGTGCTTGATTGTCTGGCACTTCCCAGGGTGGTTTCTCTCTAGCCCGAAGAGAGTTGCTCAATATCAGAGTCATGTACCACCAATCTCTCTCATTCTTCCTGTTCAGAAATACATCAAACCCATCTTCTCAGAGGACTCCTACCTTGAGCTCTACAGGAGGCAGAAAAAGCATCTCAACACACAGCAGCTAACAGCTTTTAAATTGCTCTTTGCCTGGAGGGACAAGATGGCACGCCAAGAGGATGAGAGTACAGGGTAGGAAATCGTTCATTAGAGACAGTTTTAAATGGATCTCTGCAGAGCAGTACAGCTCGTTGAATGGATCTCTGCAGGGTGGTGCAGCTCATCGAAAGAAATCCTGGATCTGCTAAGAATGGTTGATTTGTGTGCTTCCTGTGTATCTAAGACACTATCCAGTGAAAGGCGCCGTACTTTAGTTGCACCACTTCCTCCCATCTGTTCCTCTGACCCCCTAGCCCCCAGATCAGAAATATCATTGGGGGGCATTGGGGAGTTGCCTCTATAGTTTTCTAGATCAATCATGATTTATTTCTCCGTAACTGACCCCAATGCTTAAGAACTTGGACCCAGTGCAGAATGATAcatgaggtgttttgttttttttccccattacatTTCTCTGTAAACAAGTCTAACATTAACACAGTTACCGTGATATCAGTGCTACTGCTCTTTATGTTGCAGGTATGTGCTACCAAACCATATGCTAATGAAGATAGCAGAGGAACTACCCAAGTATGTATTGGTGcctttttggggtttttttcctctgtttttgtaCAACTCTGAATGTCCTTTGCTTGTCCCAGGTCCCAGTTGATCCCAGGTCCATCAGTCAGCCGGATTTTCCTCttcccttgttttgtttttacttctcTGGTTAGCTTGTTGTTCCCAGTAATTAGCATTGCTTCTGCCTTTAGTTCTTCAAAGCAGAGAAATTCCGTACACAAAAAAATGAAGATGCTAAGCTCTTCTAGCATAAGCCAGATGGCTATGAAATACATGTCTTTATGTCAGGAATACAGAGTCTGCTAATGCAAAACATGGTCACACTGCTGCCAGTCATTGCATCTCCCTTCTCTTTTGAGCTCTCCACCAGTACTCTATAGGAGTATACACCTAGGTGTTGATTCagtttggaaaggaaaatgtgtAGGTGCCAGACCCCTCTCATGTCCCCCATGACCTCCtgtaaacaagatttttttttgtttgttttttggagggTTTGGTATTCACAATTTACCATCCACACTTGAAAGGAGATAAAACTGCATCTATGATTTCAAAACACGCCACACTCCCTCTGTAAGAAAAATAGATATTGAACAAGGAGAGAAATTAAAGCTGGATGCAGAAAGaacgtggggcgggggggagctgagCTAATGGGTTTTCCTTATGTGCCCAAACATGGTATTGACACATTAGTCATCACTGTTTATCTAGTACAACTACAAATCTGATTTGCCTTACTCGGTGAAGCGAGGCATCTGATTACCTCTGGTTTACTCTCCTTTGCATGTGAAGGTTTGATTTATCAGCTGAGAATATAGTAAACTTGGTTTAATTCATTATGTCTTTAGAGAACCCCAGGGCATCATTGCTTGCTGCAATCCGATCCCACCACTAGTCCGCCAACAGATCAATGAAATGTATCTCCTCATCCAACAGGCCCGAGAGATGCCTCTGCTAAAGGTACAAAGATCTTCTATCAACACATAACAAAACTCAAAAGATGTGGACTTTATTGTGGAATATCTCTTGCACCTTGTCCTCCAGAGGTTCCTAATGATCTCATGGGTATTGAAATCTAGAAATAGTCTACATGCAAGGCTATAGTGCAAGGCTGCTGCTGGGGATTGCCATTTGCGTCTGAGACAGTAACCTCACTTTGAAGCCTGAGTACAGTACTGTATGCTATAGTGCACACAGAAGCACTTCTTGTAGGCATTTCTTCCTACTCCCCCAATGAAATCTCACTGCAGACTTCCATGCAGTTCAGGCCCTTAAGGGAACCAGGGGAGTAACAGGGTAGAAATACTCTTGAGCAAAGCAATCATCTGTGAGGTTTCTGGGGCATAACCCCTAATCTGCCTTTATGCACACATCACATTTACCTACAAAGGGAATAAGAGCTTGTTGGATGCACATAAGATATCACCAATGACAAAGCCCACACGACTGGCAAAGCAGAAACAGACACGTAACCTAGACGCTTGGAATGAAGCTTAATAAAGGTCAGCACAGATCTGTTACTACAGTGGAGTGCATCCTCCTACAGGGAATTTAAGCCATTCCTGAGCACAAACACAGCCTTGCTATGTGAACAGCTTTGTCATTTTAGCTAtcctcacacagacacacaccctggGAAGGGAAATGTAGAACTGTTCTTCTGCTAGCTGTGTTGAAAATATTGGTAGGGGGAAGCTTGTGCCTGCTGGGCTAGATGCTTCAAAGTTAACCATTAgtaattttcttattttttctctccccttAGTCTGAAACTGCAACGGTGGTAAAGAAGAAAGGGTCTGTGCCCAACCCAGAGGTACTGTCTGTGTCATGCTAGACAGGCTAATGTCTTAAACCATAAACTCATAGAAACTGCTATCGCAGAGCTCAATATCATGAAGCATGAAGACTGTAATTTTATTCTAGCTAGTTACACTAAATCCACTGACTAGTTTTTTCCATTTGACGAACATGTCCCTCTGTTAACCCAGTTTTATCCTTGTGTGCTATAATGCTTGTAAAACTACCAGTCATGAGTCAATAGTTTAAATCTCCAAACAAGACTATAGTAAATAAGTCTTCCATCAGTAAACACTACAGTTGCTGGACAAAGTTTTGTGTATGTTTGTTATAATCTATATGACTGATTTTAAGAAGGAAAATTTCAGATGAGTTACTGCAGCTGTCCCAGTTATCTGCCTTGTGTCTATGAAACAAAGCATTCTTGCTAGCCAATAGCCATTTGCACAGCCATCCTTTTAGTGTCAGATTCTCTGTGCAATTGCAGATGAGCTATATTAGAAATACTTAGCCTCAGAACATCACCCATACATTTCAATTGTGATTAGCCTGTCATTTTCCACTCTGTAAATTCCCCTAAAGCATCTCAGAGCAAGGTTCTGTATTGATCACATGTGTAATTTGAATTTGTTTGCAGAGGCTGGAGAATCATTTGTTTGGACCTCATGACAATTCTCATGTTCCTCTGGATGATATTCAGAACCCCTCAGCCTTAGGTAATTTGGGAAGGATGGGAGACAGCCTCTGACTTCTGCTAATATAGAAAAAAttcaagtagatttttttttctttgacaccTTAAAATAAGCATTTCACCTTCAGTGGAAGCTCATTTGCAGAGCCAGGGAGATCATAGCAGAACAGAAACCCAATAGGAATGGAGTATTCAAAACCAGaaactttgttttcctttctctgcAGAACCTGCACCAGCTCTGGAATGTGGGAGCCTCTTTTCAGACAGCGAGGGGGAGATGGACGGCACAAGGATATTACCCAATTCCACATGTCTTATTGCTACAGCCATCATCAGTATATTCAGTGTAAGCTCCAGTAATATGAAGGGGTCTCCATTTAAATTTTAGAAAAGGAAGGTTTGATAAACTGGTGAAGAGTTCTAGTAATGCTGCACAGAAGGTAGCTGCCGAGGAATAGGGTATTCATGGAGATACTGCTGTGCTCCCTGTCAGGTGTGCAGCATAACCAAGTTCAGCAAGTAGGAAGCTGGCAAGTGGATTAGCTCCTCTTACAGTCCCAGGGTCACTGCCCACACTGGGGCTTTAGGTGGATTAGGAAATAATACGGTGATAACCTGAGGAGCCCAAAAAATACAACTAAAAATTCACCTACTACTAAAACAAGCAGCAGGTGTGAAATGGGCACTGTTACAGAACAGAACTTTCTAGGCTTGTCAAGTATCGAAGTACAATTCAGtactgcctcagttccccatctcatTTCCCTCCATTTCCTGCCCCTCTCctatccccccgccccctcctcccaaGCAAAACCTAGTTGATGCTGTTCAGTTTTTGGCACTAGGGGATCTCCTAAATATCTGGCTTTTACTAACTCTACTAACCTTAAAAGCCTCAGGTCACATATCCTGTGTTTCAAACAATGCTGGACTCATTGTCTATATACAATCTGTAAGTAACTTATGTATTTTATATGCTAATTGATTTTCTGCATTCCTTAAGGAGCCTGATGTGGATGAAGGGAATGAGAAGAACTTAACAATCGCACAGCAGAAGGCTCAGCGCATAATGGAGTCCTTTGAAAATCCGTTTAGAATGGTAAAGGGCACTGTATATACTTTGTAGTGACAGCTGGTAAACTGAGCAATGTAGTGGGTCCCATAAGAGAAGGAATTTTCACAAGGCAGGGTTAGTAGAGCCTAGCATGAAATCAGCCACTGCTCATTTACTGGAATCACAAAGTTATATGCTAGATGTATTTTGCAAGGAAAACAATGGGATTTGGTTTTGAAACTTGTAGAGAAATGGATATTAAGGAGACACTTCAAcaggttaaaaaaatcaatttttaaaaaacttaaactTTCGTTAGatacttttttaattaaaaccatttttttgATCTAGTTTTTCATCTTTGACCATATTTTACATCTCTCAGCTTGATGGTGAAAATAAACTAGTCAGTCCTCTCTTGATATGAATCTATTTCATTTCTGGTTTGCCGTGTTCTAAAATGTATTTTGCCAGTACGTTTGGACTTGCAAAGTGGAGGATAATGTTATCAAAAAGTGTTTCCATTGGATTTACtttcaaaagaaatatttctgttgGCCTCAAGCTTTGTAATTTTGGACAGGGGTGAACTGACATTCTTTTGAACCATTAACTTCCTGTAGAATTGATGTTAAATTTGACCTTTTTTTTCAGTTAGCACATAGTAAGTGTGCATCTCAGCCATCAGTGACTTCCCCTGACATGTATGCTGTCTGCAACCTGCATgctgtgtttaaaaaatgtttttttccttttcctagtaTCTGCCTTCAGAACAGAATCCTGCTCACATCTCACAATCAGCAAAGTTTGACCCATCATCAAAAATTTATGAAGTGAGTGTCTACTTGCCGCATTTCctgaaaactgctcagctccctgTGAAAGAACCAGGTGACAACCAATGAGTTCCAAGTCTCCTTTGGAAGTTTCTGAGGGACATGAGATTacttgggtttatttttttcctttttgcttctCTTTCACCTCAGAAAAGGGGAGACGTTTTTCAGACTTCTACAGCAAAGAACAAGGGAAACTTCAGCTCATATCTCCCACATTGCAAAACATTGAATTACAACTAGGCACCATACTTGACATGGATCCTTTGGTGCTAATTCATGTGGCTTAGGActctttacaaaataaaaaaagtcatatTTTAACCATGGTTCATGCAACAGTGTAGTCAAATTTGGTGTTCTGTACTCCAAAATGAATGCTGGTGCAGGTCTGTAAACTCCTCCCCCGTTCTGTCTGATTTCAGAGTGAGTGATCCTGGATAATTTTCTTTTGATGTAGATCAGCAATCGGTGGAAGTTGATGAGTCAGGCACAACTGCAGAAAGAGGCAAAGGAAGAAGCCAAAAAGAAAGCAGTGCAGCAGAGAGGTAACACTCGCTTTTTTGGACTGAGatggaggagagggctgggggagggaaggtggatCTTCCAAACCCCTGAATGTCCCTTTCCTTGTCACACTACTGTCCAGGCCCTGCATCTTAACTACAGTCTTTTCAACCAAGACACTCTGAGCAAGAGTCCTTTCAGAACCAGTCACAACCAATTTTAGGTGATTTGGGTGGTTAGCAGTGAATGACATCAggtcctcctctccttccttcccagcaATACATCCATAGTACTTCTTACCTTTACGGGGCGCAGAAGGTCAGGACTGGAAATCAAATGCAGATCTGATTGTTTGGTAGTCCAGAGTGCTTGCATTAAAATTACCATCATCGTAACCCATAGTTTTTAACTAGAAAGTCTCCTTTCAGCCTGGCAGGCCACCTCTTTCCTCTTTCTAATCCTTGTATATTTGTTAAGGGGCTAAAACatactgctgtttgaaactgGGAGATTGATACAGTCCGTAGAACAAGGCCCAGTGTAAACTAGTGCTTTGCAAACTTCCACACACGCAGCTCTTGCAGTGTTTCTGTGCTAACATGTAGTATCCCTTTTGTTTGCGTATTAGCCATTCACTGACAAGAGACTGCAAATAGTGCTTAATTATATGTATTCCAGGCTGACTCCTCTAAATTCACTTCCTCTATAACCCGTTCCACATAGAATGCAGGTATCCAGTGTTTGAAGGTTGGCACGTTAATCTGCACGGTTATTACCAAAAACCCTTAATGGTTTACATTTTTGTTGTTCCTCAGGTAGAGAAGGTGCTTAAGATTTTGGCAGAACAGCGATTAGTCAGTTGTCTTGGGGACACCCAAAATCTTTTCTAGGGAGCCAGCCCACCGGGGTGCCTTAGTTTGGTAATTGATGCCCTCAATTATTCAGCAGGTAGGAGTGTTTCAGGAAGAGGTGGTCAGAGTGAGTTAGGGGAACTGAGAGCTAAGTAGGAGTGAGATTTTGAGATAAACCATTCCCCACCGCCCAACAGACTACTGAGGAATCGGCCAGCTGGCTTCCCCATAATCTAGATATTGTATGCTCCTGTCCTGCCATAGTCTGGGGAACATAACCCCTTTTAGATCACAAGTTTTCTGATGAATGAGATTCACATCATGAAGATTATCTCTGTGTGGTATCTGGGGTAAGAGGATTGCCATTGCAAAGCAAGTTCCTCGTTCTTCCTTGAGAGCGATCTTTGCTAATGCAGTCCTGCTTTCCTGCATGTCTCTTGgctgaatctctgttcttttcaCAGCTGCCCGTGAACAGATGCAGAAGGagtgcaaagcagcagcagagaatatTGTCTCAGTCCGTCAGCAAGCAGCGGTACGTACAAGTGTTTTGAGTATGAAGGACAAAACAAGTATCTCTAAAGCTACTCCTTTAGCCTTCACAAATATAAACTCTGGGCCCTCGATCCAGGGCACTTAACATCTCTCAGGCCCTCTGAATCTATGGATTGAACCTTTCCTGGGCTTCTGACCCTGTACACAGCAACAGGCCTCATTTCAGACCTCAGTGAATCTGTGCTGGGCCTCACCCTACTCCAGTTTCAACTCTCCTCTATCCTAGAGAATACTTGCCATGGCCTCTTCTTTGTCTTccttggttcccccccccccccaaatgtgtACATAGAGCGACAACCGATCCAGGCCTCTACTATTATGATTGTCAGCAGTATTTCTAATCTGAGAAGCCTCTGCTCTGGGAGCAAGGCATCTTAAACTTTGGATCCCAGTACAGAAATGATGtttcccccaacccccattaTGGTATCCATGGCAACTGCCATCTGAGCCCAGTGTGACCGGGCAGAGAGGTTATCGCATTTCCTTCCTTGGGTGTGTTGCTTTTACAGCAGGAACAGGCCAGCAAGAAGAGGGAGAGAGTCACCAGTGAACCAGGAACAGATACCCCAAAACAAGAGAAGAAACGGCCAAAAGCCTCCcagcagccagaggagaaggaaatgCCAAAGCAGTTcaccccctttgattacagcaaGTCTAACTTCAAAGTGTTCGCTGGTAAGAGCTGGATTCCCCACCTCCGAGGCTGCAGGTTGTGGAGACCATTGCCTGGCTGAGCCTTGAAAGGCTGTGTGGGTGTGTAGAACTCTGTGACATCTAAACTGTAATGTCTTTGCCATGTATTAATGGAAGAATTGGGAATGGTTTAAAGAAATCAGCCTGGTTGAAGTGGATTGCTGACCATCCGTCCGTgtaattacaaaaccagtttaaatGTTCTTGGAATTACCAAAGGCACTGGCTCTTTTTTCTGCACAATAGAGTAATGTATTTCATTAAACCCTGCAGCAGTAGAAAATAGGAGAGACTTGAATCAGGTGTAATGAGGATCCATTTAAAAGCTTATTCTCTCCTTAGCAGTATACTCTGTTTCATAGTGAGGGAAAGACAGCCCTGTATATTTCATTACAGCCAAAAAGCCTTGCTATTGGTGTGAATTTACTGTTCATTTAAAAGAACCTTTCTAATAGCAATTATTCTCCACTCTGTGTCTGTCTCAGGAAACAGCAAATCCAAGCAGTCATCCCAGTTTGATCCAGCCAAGCAGGCCCACACAGGCAAGGTAAGGGAACACTCTGAAATGAGGAACAGAAATAAAGGTGATACGGTGTGTCTGTAGAGCCAAACCTCCCCTAATAGCCACTTGATGCTGAGATGCAAGCTTTCAATCACTaatccataaggcttgttacaAGCCCTCTTTCCATGTTCACCCTCTTcctgccactctgactgatgtGCAGATGGTATCCACAAGCTTTTCTTTCAGATCATTACAACTATGTGTAGAGTTTAACAAGTGATCAGTTTACATGTGATACTGTGGGAAATGCAGTTTCCTGTGTAGTCACTTCAACATCAGTCCAAACTCATTCCACAGAGAGAGATGAGATGTAGAATAAAATGAAGCACAGGGGTGCGGATGAATCAGGGAGAAAAAAAGGGGATAGGGTCCTGTTCAGGATCCCTCTGTACTAACCTCTCTAATCATAGAAATTTCATCTCCATGGAATCTGTAGACAGAAATGTCAAGCAGAAGCTCCTAGTCAGGAAAGCTCATTTCCGGTGAATGAGAGAATATGTTGTATTCCAAAACTCACAACTTAAATGAGCAGGAAGTGTTCCTTGAAGGTATGATGGACAAGACAGGGTTGGATGCGAATAGAAGTATCATGTGAAATATATTTTGTTAGTTAATTTACTGGTGGGTCATTTTTCCTTTCATATAGAAATTCTCTGGAGCCAACAAACGTCAACTCCCAGCTGGAAGTAAAAGCATGTCCTACCTGGCAGGGAAAAGTGATCGGTATGTTGTTGAATGGTTCTCTGCAAAGTGATGGAGTGTTCCCCACTCAAGTGCCCTGGAGTCATAGGCAAAGCCACTGTTATACTAGTTCACACAGCAATATCTGGACATGCTTAGCATGAGAGCTGCACAACGCCTACTGGTGTTCATTGACATCAGCCTCAGAAATCTAGTCCAAGATTAATGTGAAAAAAGATAACCCTGgcagaggagggatagctcagtagttttgagcattgggctgctaaacccagggttgcgagttcaatccttgagggggccatttggggattggtcctgctttgagcagggggttggactagatgacctcctgaggtcccttccaaccctaataatctatgattctatgatatgaaaTCCTGAGGTCACAGTGGTGCTAGTCTTATGGGAGATGCAGCCCTGGAGCAAACATCCGGCTGTACGGAGGGAGCACGTCTAACCAGGGAGTTAGAAAGGAAAGCAATGGTGTTGGCTCACATGAAAATTCCACAGAGGCTAATACCCAAGATATTTAGTTTGCAGTTCCCAGGCATAACTCTTATGGGGAGGTAACCAGAGGGGCAGCATTGTGGCCCATAAATCCCCTGCAGCTGCAGAAGAGCAACATTACTTTGACTCTCACTGAGGTGGGGATAGCCAGAGAGCTAGTTTCACCATCGTCTCAGTACAGCCTTGCTAACGTTTCATAGGCTTTAAAGCTCAAGTGAACTTTGAAACAAAGCTATTTTAAATTCTTTCTGTAACTGTTTTTGCAGGGGCTCCAAGCACAGCTGGCCAAAAAGATAGTGTTTGTAAGAGATCCTGTGGGAACTGCCAATGAACAAACGTCTCTGTCGAGCTGTGGAGAGGCAAATATCAATCACTGCTGCAGTTTTTGTacagaaatctttttaaaataattaaaatgctttttccAAAGGGGAAAAccaattttaattgttttgtctttggcctttattatatttacattttcagaagtggttgGAAAATGTATTTGTCGGGCTTGAACCTGTTGCCACCTTCCGCTGTCCGGAAGAGCAGAATTCGACATGTCAGTTGGATGTGGGATTAACCTGGTTCGTATTGCCAAAGCCAGCACAGAAATAATCAAGAGATTCAGCaaatgtgcaaatatttgtgactTGAACTAGATATAGGGGAACAAATCCTATACAAATATAACAGCAAAGGAACTAGAGCCAGGCTGTCCCTATGACGCCAAACTGCCTGTTTTACTGCAAGCCACAGTAATGTAAAAAATGCATTTGTCCCCAAGCAGTAATAATTTCAGTACTTAGAAGGGAAGAGCGCAGGTACTTCTGAATTGAATGAAAACCAACAGTTACTGCTTTGCTTGACTGTTACAGAAATGAACACAGGGACTGAAAGCCATGCAAATAGGTTGAAGGTTAAAACACAACTGGAGACGACTGATGGGATCTCCTTGACATTGCTCACTCCTCTGCTAGTCTGTACTTTAATGTCTAAGAATCTCAAAGCTTGTTCCATGTGTCTACAAATGAAGGCTTGTTAATGCCCCCGTGAGGCAGGTAagcagtatccccattttacagctgaagaAGCACCAAATTGACGTGAGTTGGCAGAGTCATACACTGAGTTAGTGGCAGAGCAGATACTAGAACTCTGGACTCCTGGTTGTCTGCTCTGACCCCTGGGAGCTGCTGCCTTTCCTATTGgccttgtccttttttttttctcaaacctGCATCACTGCATAATGCTGCTCTGTTTTTTAATCCTCCTGTTTGAGCCTAATCTCTAAATGTTAATCTAAGCCTGGTGACAAGCAGCAGGTGAGCGAATGCAAAAAGGTCTTTTCTGTTTTTGGAGGCTTCCAATCTGAGAACTTTATTTCACAAAAAAATTAGTGACGTGCATGGTGGG harbors:
- the EXOSC10 gene encoding exosome component 10 isoform X2 — protein: MSKVMQYHGCRSHIKDRSKATELEDKFDLLVDSNDVILERVGILLDEAAGVNKNQQPILPAGMQLPKTIVSSWNRKSGESHRTKSETFRLLHAKNITRPQLKFREKIDNSNTPFVPKLFVKPNALKPLPEALAKSRRERKERPEDLDVPAALADFLHQQRTQQTEQDMFAHPYQYELEHFVPPDEALEKPQLQMYRPVEDTTCHFISTLDELVELNEKLVSCKEFAVDLEHHSYRSFLGLTCLMQISTRMEDFIIDTLELRSDMYILNEAFTDPAIVKVLHGADSDVEWLQKDFGLYLVNMFDTHQAARLLHLGRHSLDHLLKLYCHVETDKRYQLADWRIRPLPEEMIQYARDDTHYLLYIYDKVREALWERGNGQPTQLQVVWQRSKDICLKKYIKPIFSEDSYLELYRRQKKHLNTQQLTAFKLLFAWRDKMARQEDESTGYVLPNHMLMKIAEELPKEPQGIIACCNPIPPLVRQQINEMYLLIQQAREMPLLKSETATVVKKKGSVPNPERLENHLFGPHDNSHVPLDDIQNPSALEPAPALECGSLFSDSEGEMDGTRILPNSTCLIATAIISIFSEPDVDEGNEKNLTIAQQKAQRIMESFENPFRMYLPSEQNPAHISQSAKFDPSSKIYEISNRWKLMSQAQLQKEAKEEAKKKAVQQRAAREQMQKECKAAAENIVSVRQQAAQEQASKKRERVTSEPGTDTPKQEKKRPKASQQPEEKEMPKQFTPFDYSKSNFKVFAGNSKSKQSSQFDPAKQAHTGKKFSGANKRQLPAGSKSMSYLAGKSDRGSKHSWPKR